The following proteins are encoded in a genomic region of Mycolicibacterium confluentis:
- a CDS encoding SDR family oxidoreductase produces the protein MTMEVLVTGGDTELGRAVAEGFRDAGHNVVISGARRDELEIAAKELEITSVVCDPTDPVSMAEARTQFPHHLDTIVNVPAPRYQAGDPRTFSLAEQVAAWHNAVDAAVLAPVLTLQTIGDHLRSGGAIISVVPETPRGGTADSAIKAALADWTQGQAEHWGTRGITVNVVATGRGTDSTYDGLTTPSPSVAAEIARMALFLTTSSARHITGQTLHVSSGAPAHFG, from the coding sequence ATGACGATGGAGGTGCTGGTCACCGGCGGAGACACCGAACTGGGTCGTGCGGTGGCGGAGGGATTCCGCGACGCCGGACACAACGTGGTGATCTCTGGGGCACGCCGCGACGAACTCGAGATCGCTGCCAAGGAACTTGAGATCACGTCCGTCGTGTGCGATCCGACCGACCCCGTGAGCATGGCCGAGGCCCGCACGCAGTTCCCGCACCACCTCGACACCATCGTCAACGTCCCGGCTCCGCGCTACCAGGCCGGCGACCCACGCACCTTCTCCCTTGCCGAGCAGGTTGCCGCATGGCACAACGCCGTGGATGCCGCTGTGCTGGCACCGGTGTTGACCCTGCAGACCATCGGCGATCACCTGCGCTCGGGCGGCGCCATCATCAGCGTCGTCCCCGAGACACCGCGTGGCGGCACCGCCGACTCGGCCATCAAGGCCGCACTGGCGGACTGGACCCAGGGCCAGGCCGAGCACTGGGGCACCCGCGGCATCACCGTCAACGTCGTGGCCACCGGGCGCGGCACTGACAGCACCTACGACGGCCTGACCACGCCGTCACCGTCAGTGGCCGCCGAGATCGCCCGCATGGCGCTGTTCCTGACGACCTCGTCGGCGCGCCACATCACGGGCCAGACGCTGCACGTCAGCAGCGGCGCCCCGGCCCACTTCGGCTGA
- a CDS encoding APA family fibronectin-binding glycoprotein, with amino-acid sequence MSQPDFTPTRRVRLQRSLAVAAASSMGVVTLVFPAVAHAEPVPPPPPPGTEAPPAPAGPPAPAPADPNAPATAAADPAAPAPPPADPNAPPPAPVDPAAPAPAPEPEPGRVDNAAGGFSYVVPAGWVVGDASRLNYGQALLTKETGPAQPGQPAPTSTDTSILLGRLDLKLFAGAEPDNAKAAVRLASDMGEFFMPFAGTRVNQQSGALNANGLPGAFSSYDVKFTDSAKPNGQIWAGVVGSAAVNAPRGQRNERWFVVWLGTDKDPIDKAAAEALANSIRPWAPPPPPPPAAVDPNAPAPEPDPNAPAPVPGRNPVGVPIPVETPVPEMMPPA; translated from the coding sequence ATGAGTCAGCCTGACTTCACCCCGACGCGGCGCGTCCGCCTGCAGAGGTCGTTGGCGGTCGCCGCAGCCTCCAGCATGGGCGTCGTGACACTGGTATTTCCCGCCGTGGCGCACGCCGAGCCTGTGCCGCCGCCCCCGCCGCCAGGCACCGAGGCCCCGCCGGCACCGGCAGGCCCGCCCGCGCCTGCGCCGGCCGATCCGAACGCGCCTGCGACTGCGGCTGCCGATCCGGCCGCTCCCGCGCCGCCGCCGGCAGACCCCAACGCTCCACCGCCCGCGCCGGTCGATCCGGCCGCTCCTGCGCCGGCACCCGAGCCTGAGCCGGGCCGGGTGGACAACGCCGCGGGTGGCTTCAGCTACGTCGTACCCGCAGGCTGGGTCGTCGGTGACGCCAGTCGGCTGAACTACGGCCAGGCGCTGCTGACCAAGGAGACCGGACCGGCGCAGCCGGGCCAACCCGCCCCCACGTCGACCGACACCAGCATCCTGCTGGGCCGACTGGACCTGAAGCTGTTCGCCGGCGCCGAACCGGACAACGCCAAGGCCGCCGTGCGTCTGGCCTCCGACATGGGCGAGTTCTTCATGCCGTTCGCCGGCACCCGCGTCAACCAGCAGAGCGGTGCGCTGAATGCCAACGGCCTGCCCGGGGCCTTCTCGTCCTACGACGTGAAGTTCACCGACAGTGCCAAGCCCAACGGCCAGATCTGGGCCGGCGTCGTGGGCTCCGCCGCGGTCAACGCGCCGCGCGGCCAGCGCAACGAGCGCTGGTTCGTGGTGTGGTTGGGCACCGACAAGGACCCGATCGACAAGGCCGCCGCCGAGGCGCTGGCCAACTCGATCCGGCCGTGGGCGCCGCCCCCGCCACCCCCGCCGGCCGCCGTCGACCCGAACGCACCGGCGCCGGAACCCGATCCGAACGCACCCGCGCCGGTGCCGGGTCGCAACCCGGTCGGTGTCCCGATCCCGGTGGAGACTCCCGTCCCCGAGATGATGCCGCCGGCCTGA
- a CDS encoding zinc-binding alcohol dehydrogenase family protein has translation MSAWQVHRPGPIAGGPLRRVRAPIPEPAPGELLVAVRVCGVCRTDLHVAEGDLPVHRRDVVPGHEVVAEVVDVSAAGPDCDVVAGDRVGIAWLRHTCGTCRFCRCGRENLCPESTYTGWDADGGYAEFATVPAEFAYRLPDGYSDSELAPLLCAGIIGYRSLRCADVPPGGRLGIYGFGGSAHLTAQVAIAQGAEVHVMTRGAGARELALSLGAASVQGADDPPPVALDSAILFAPVGTLVPPALAALDRGGTLAVAGIHLSDIPELNYQRHLFEERVLRSVTSNTRADAREFLDFVARHRIEVSAREYPIEQADRALADLAGGRFSGAAVLTV, from the coding sequence ATGTCGGCGTGGCAGGTGCACAGGCCCGGCCCGATCGCCGGCGGACCGCTGCGCCGGGTCCGCGCACCGATCCCGGAGCCCGCACCCGGTGAGTTGTTGGTGGCGGTGCGGGTCTGCGGCGTGTGCCGCACCGACCTGCACGTCGCCGAGGGGGATCTGCCGGTGCACCGCCGGGATGTGGTGCCCGGTCACGAGGTGGTCGCCGAGGTGGTCGACGTATCCGCGGCCGGTCCCGACTGTGATGTGGTGGCTGGGGATCGGGTCGGCATCGCCTGGCTGCGTCACACCTGCGGGACGTGCCGGTTCTGCCGCTGCGGGCGGGAGAACCTGTGCCCGGAATCGACGTACACCGGCTGGGACGCCGACGGCGGTTATGCCGAGTTCGCCACAGTGCCAGCCGAATTCGCCTACCGGCTGCCGGACGGCTACTCGGACTCCGAACTGGCTCCGCTGCTGTGTGCGGGCATCATCGGCTACCGCTCGCTGCGCTGCGCCGACGTCCCGCCCGGTGGGCGGCTGGGGATCTACGGTTTCGGCGGCAGCGCCCACCTGACCGCACAGGTCGCGATCGCGCAGGGTGCGGAGGTGCACGTGATGACCCGCGGTGCCGGGGCGCGGGAATTGGCGCTGTCGCTCGGGGCGGCGTCGGTGCAGGGGGCCGACGACCCGCCGCCCGTGGCGCTGGACTCGGCGATCCTGTTCGCGCCCGTGGGCACGCTGGTGCCGCCCGCACTCGCTGCCCTGGATCGAGGCGGCACTCTGGCAGTCGCGGGCATCCACCTCAGCGACATCCCGGAACTCAACTACCAGCGGCATCTGTTCGAAGAACGCGTACTGCGCTCGGTGACCTCCAACACGCGCGCAGACGCGCGGGAGTTCCTGGATTTCGTCGCACGCCATCGCATCGAGGTGAGTGCCCGCGAGTATCCGATTGAGCAGGCCGACCGCGCGCTGGCGGACCTGGCCGGCGGTCGCTTCTCGGGTGCGGCGGTGCTGACGGTCTAG
- a CDS encoding LLM class F420-dependent oxidoreductase — protein MTIKLGYQIPNFSYGTGVEKLFPTVIAQAQEADSAGFDAVFLMDHFYQLPMLGAPEEPMLEAYTALGALAAATQNVQLGTLVTGNSYRNPTLLAKAITTLDVISAGRAVLGIGTGWFELEHEQLGFEFGTFTERFNKLGEALQIILPMLAGERPTVEGRYYRTKDAVANPRYREHIPLMIGGSGEKKTIPLAARHFDHLNLITSFDQLAGKVDVVRQRCEDIDRDPATLETSMLITVIADEKRSPDDIPEGARGNTVAGGAEAIAEQVKAKVFDAGATGVIFNLKTYEPGVLTQLGAALKAVLPF, from the coding sequence GTGACGATCAAACTCGGCTATCAGATCCCGAACTTCTCCTACGGCACCGGCGTCGAGAAGCTCTTCCCCACCGTCATCGCACAGGCCCAAGAGGCCGACTCCGCGGGCTTCGACGCGGTCTTCCTGATGGACCACTTCTATCAGCTGCCCATGCTCGGCGCCCCCGAGGAGCCGATGCTCGAGGCCTACACGGCCCTGGGTGCGCTGGCTGCCGCGACGCAGAACGTGCAACTGGGCACGCTGGTCACTGGCAACTCCTACCGCAATCCGACCCTGCTGGCCAAGGCCATCACCACGCTGGATGTGATCAGCGCCGGGCGCGCCGTCCTCGGCATCGGCACGGGGTGGTTCGAACTCGAACACGAGCAGCTGGGCTTCGAATTCGGCACCTTCACGGAGCGTTTCAACAAGCTCGGCGAGGCACTGCAGATCATCCTGCCGATGCTTGCGGGCGAGCGACCCACCGTCGAGGGCAGGTACTACCGCACCAAGGACGCGGTGGCCAATCCCCGCTACCGCGAACACATTCCGCTCATGATCGGCGGCAGCGGCGAGAAGAAGACCATCCCACTGGCGGCCCGGCACTTCGACCACCTCAACCTGATCACGTCGTTCGATCAGCTGGCGGGCAAGGTCGACGTCGTCAGACAGCGCTGTGAGGACATCGACCGCGACCCGGCCACGCTGGAGACCAGCATGCTGATCACGGTGATCGCCGACGAGAAGCGTTCTCCCGACGACATTCCCGAGGGGGCCCGTGGCAACACCGTGGCCGGCGGCGCGGAGGCCATCGCCGAGCAGGTCAAGGCCAAGGTCTTCGATGCGGGCGCCACGGGTGTCATCTTCAACCTGAAGACCTATGAGCCCGGAGTTCTCACGCAACTCGGCGCCGCTCTGAAGGCCGTCCTGCCCTTCTGA
- the ureG gene encoding urease accessory protein UreG, which translates to MPPHFIDGKPHDHVERPRRARRPGEPLRIGVGGPVGSGKTALVAALCRTLRDELSLAVLTNDIYTTEDADFLRRHAVLPDDRIAAVQTGGCPHTAIRDDITANLDAIDDLIAAHDHLDLILVESGGDNLTATFSSGLVDAQIFVIDVAGGDKVPRKGGPGVTFSDLLVVNKTDLAPLVGADLDVMRRDAGAVRDGRPTVLISLTEDPSAALVRAWVHEQLSVPVP; encoded by the coding sequence ATGCCTCCGCATTTCATCGACGGGAAGCCGCACGACCACGTCGAGCGCCCGCGCCGGGCCCGGCGCCCCGGGGAACCGCTGCGGATCGGCGTCGGCGGGCCCGTCGGGTCAGGCAAGACCGCACTGGTCGCCGCCTTGTGCCGCACACTGCGCGACGAGTTGTCACTGGCGGTGCTGACCAACGACATCTACACCACCGAGGATGCCGACTTCCTGCGTCGCCACGCCGTGCTTCCCGACGACCGCATCGCGGCCGTGCAGACCGGCGGATGCCCGCACACCGCCATCCGCGACGACATCACCGCCAACCTCGATGCGATCGACGACCTGATCGCGGCCCATGATCACCTCGACCTGATCCTCGTCGAATCCGGTGGGGACAACCTGACCGCGACGTTCTCCTCGGGCCTGGTCGACGCCCAGATCTTCGTGATCGACGTCGCCGGGGGGGACAAGGTTCCGCGCAAGGGTGGGCCGGGCGTGACGTTCTCCGATCTGCTGGTCGTCAACAAGACCGACCTGGCCCCGCTGGTGGGTGCCGACCTCGACGTGATGCGCCGCGACGCGGGGGCCGTGCGGGACGGGCGGCCCACCGTGCTGATCAGCCTGACCGAGGACCCGTCGGCCGCTCTCGTCCGCGCCTGGGTGCATGAACAGTTGAGCGTTCCAGTACCGTGA
- a CDS encoding NAD(P)/FAD-dependent oxidoreductase — MSHPGATPTDRHKVVVIGSGFGGLTATKKLKRADVDIKMIAKTTHHLFQPLLYQVATGIISEGEIAPPTRLILRKQRNAQVLLGEVTHIDLEHQTVDSVLLGHTYRTPYDTLVVAAGAGQSYFGNDHFAEWAPGMKTIDDALELRGRILGAFEQAERSSDPVRRQKLLTFVVVGAGPTGVEMAGQIAELADDTLRGAFRHIDPTEAHVILVEGADAVLPPMGPKLGLKAQKRLEKLGVEVQLGAMVTDVDRNGLTVKYKDGTTKRIESACKVWSAGVSASPLGKDLATQSGVELDRAGRVKVLPDLSIPGHPNVFVVGDMAAVEGVPGQAQGAIQGGKYAANLIKAELKGADPASREPFKYFDKGSMATVSKYSAVAQVGKLEFGGFIAWLAWLFLHLIYLVGFKTKIATLLSWATTFLARQRGQLTITEQQAFARTRIEQLEEIAAAIEDEKAAS, encoded by the coding sequence GTGAGCCATCCCGGAGCAACCCCCACCGATCGGCATAAGGTCGTGGTCATCGGGTCCGGATTCGGTGGGCTGACCGCGACCAAGAAGTTGAAGCGTGCCGACGTCGACATCAAGATGATCGCCAAGACCACGCATCACCTCTTCCAGCCGCTGCTGTACCAGGTGGCCACGGGCATCATCTCGGAGGGTGAGATCGCACCGCCCACGCGCCTGATCCTGCGTAAGCAGCGCAACGCTCAGGTGCTGCTGGGCGAGGTCACCCACATCGACCTCGAGCACCAGACCGTCGACTCGGTGCTGCTCGGCCACACCTACCGCACGCCCTACGACACCCTGGTCGTCGCGGCGGGAGCCGGCCAGTCCTACTTCGGCAACGACCACTTCGCCGAGTGGGCGCCCGGTATGAAGACCATCGACGACGCGCTGGAGCTGCGTGGCCGCATCCTCGGCGCCTTCGAGCAGGCCGAGCGCTCCAGCGATCCGGTGCGCCGCCAGAAGCTGCTGACGTTCGTGGTCGTCGGTGCCGGCCCGACCGGTGTCGAGATGGCCGGGCAGATCGCCGAACTCGCCGACGACACCCTGCGCGGCGCGTTCCGTCACATCGATCCGACCGAGGCACACGTCATCCTCGTCGAGGGTGCCGACGCGGTGCTGCCGCCGATGGGCCCGAAGCTGGGTCTCAAGGCGCAGAAGCGGTTGGAGAAGTTGGGCGTCGAGGTCCAGTTGGGCGCCATGGTGACCGATGTCGACCGCAACGGCCTGACCGTCAAGTACAAGGACGGCACCACCAAGCGGATCGAATCGGCGTGCAAGGTCTGGTCGGCCGGCGTCTCCGCGAGCCCGCTGGGCAAGGACCTCGCCACGCAGTCGGGCGTCGAACTCGACCGCGCGGGCCGCGTCAAGGTGCTGCCCGATCTGAGCATCCCCGGTCACCCGAATGTGTTCGTAGTGGGCGATATGGCGGCCGTCGAAGGTGTGCCCGGTCAGGCGCAGGGCGCGATCCAGGGCGGCAAGTACGCCGCAAATCTGATCAAGGCCGAACTCAAGGGTGCCGATCCGGCGTCGCGCGAGCCGTTCAAGTATTTCGACAAGGGCTCGATGGCCACGGTGTCGAAGTACTCCGCGGTGGCCCAGGTCGGCAAGCTCGAGTTCGGCGGATTCATCGCGTGGCTGGCATGGCTGTTCCTGCACCTGATCTACCTGGTGGGCTTCAAGACCAAGATCGCAACGCTGCTGTCGTGGGCCACGACGTTCCTGGCCCGCCAGCGCGGACAGCTCACCATCACCGAGCAGCAGGCCTTCGCCCGCACCCGGATCGAGCAGCTTGAGGAGATCGCGGCGGCGATCGAGGACGAGAAGGCCGCAAGCTAG
- a CDS encoding GlsB/YeaQ/YmgE family stress response membrane protein, whose translation MDTVLVSHLASNVEFLARSSTLTSVGWIGYIIIGALAGWIASKIVKGAGSGILLNIVIGIVGALIGGFLLSFFLDTASGGWWFTLFTAILGSVILLWIVAKVRTKS comes from the coding sequence ATGGACACAGTGCTCGTTTCACACCTGGCGTCGAACGTCGAGTTCCTGGCGCGATCCTCGACACTGACGAGTGTGGGTTGGATCGGCTACATCATCATCGGTGCGCTCGCGGGCTGGATCGCGAGCAAGATCGTGAAGGGCGCCGGATCAGGCATCCTGCTCAACATCGTGATCGGCATCGTGGGCGCCCTCATCGGCGGCTTCCTGCTCAGCTTCTTCCTCGACACCGCCAGTGGCGGATGGTGGTTCACGCTGTTCACCGCGATCCTGGGCTCGGTGATCCTGCTCTGGATCGTCGCCAAGGTTCGCACCAAGTCCTAG
- a CDS encoding CPBP family intramembrane glutamic endopeptidase: protein MSDAAAPAMDAPHPVLAQLSALHHFRIYVDIAVVVVVLALTNLIAHFTTPWASIATVPAAAVGLLVLVRSRGLGWSELGLGRDHWRSGVGYAAAAVALVATVIAIGVLLPITRPMFLNDNYATLSGALIASMVIIPLQTVIPEELAFRGVLHGALNRAWGFRGVAAAGSLLFGLWHIATSMGLTASNVGFTRLFGGGVFGMLVGVVGAVLATAAAGFVFTWLRRRSGSIIAPIALHWSLNGMGALAAALVWHATA, encoded by the coding sequence ATGTCTGACGCCGCAGCCCCCGCCATGGATGCTCCGCATCCCGTTCTGGCACAGCTGTCGGCGCTGCATCACTTCCGGATCTACGTCGACATCGCCGTAGTCGTCGTGGTGCTCGCGCTGACCAACCTGATCGCGCACTTCACCACGCCGTGGGCCAGCATCGCGACCGTCCCCGCCGCCGCCGTCGGCCTGTTGGTGCTCGTCCGGTCCCGCGGACTCGGCTGGTCCGAACTCGGCCTGGGCCGCGACCACTGGCGCTCCGGCGTCGGCTACGCGGCGGCCGCCGTGGCACTCGTGGCCACCGTGATCGCCATCGGCGTGCTGCTGCCGATCACTCGGCCGATGTTCCTCAATGACAACTACGCGACGCTGTCAGGCGCACTGATCGCGTCCATGGTGATCATCCCGTTGCAGACCGTCATCCCCGAGGAGTTGGCGTTCCGCGGCGTCCTGCACGGAGCGTTGAACCGGGCATGGGGTTTCCGTGGTGTCGCGGCCGCCGGTTCACTGCTGTTCGGCCTGTGGCACATCGCCACCTCGATGGGGCTGACGGCCAGCAACGTGGGATTCACGCGTCTGTTCGGCGGCGGTGTGTTCGGCATGCTGGTCGGGGTCGTCGGCGCGGTGTTGGCCACTGCGGCCGCCGGTTTCGTGTTCACCTGGCTGCGCCGACGCAGTGGCAGCATCATCGCGCCGATTGCGCTGCACTGGTCACTCAACGGCATGGGCGCCCTGGCGGCCGCCCTGGTCTGGCACGCCACCGCCTAG
- a CDS encoding urease accessory protein UreF produces the protein MTNLITLLTLTDSRLPTGGHVHSGGVEEAIASALVVDLGTLDAFLRRRIRTQGLVAASIAAAVHTERLDVHDAEAETDARTPSAPARAASRSQGRGLLRLARRVWPDGKWADLRRDPHLPIVAGMVGRVTELTPAHTAMVLVYTTMTGTATAAQRLLALDPADVAALTFELADLCEQTAAEAVTGLADLSDPLLDVLAERHARRDRPLFVS, from the coding sequence ATGACCAATCTGATCACCCTCCTGACGCTGACGGATTCGCGGCTGCCCACCGGCGGCCACGTCCACTCCGGCGGAGTCGAGGAGGCCATCGCCAGCGCGCTGGTGGTCGACCTCGGCACGCTGGATGCCTTCCTGCGCCGCCGGATTCGCACACAGGGCCTGGTCGCCGCCTCGATCGCGGCGGCCGTGCACACCGAACGGCTCGACGTGCACGACGCCGAGGCCGAGACCGATGCCCGCACCCCGTCTGCGCCCGCCCGTGCGGCATCGCGCAGTCAGGGCCGCGGCCTGCTTCGGCTGGCGCGGCGGGTGTGGCCGGACGGGAAGTGGGCAGACCTGCGTCGCGATCCGCACCTGCCGATCGTGGCCGGAATGGTCGGCCGCGTCACCGAACTGACTCCCGCGCACACCGCGATGGTGCTGGTCTACACCACGATGACGGGGACCGCGACCGCCGCACAGCGACTGCTGGCGCTCGACCCCGCCGACGTCGCGGCGCTCACGTTCGAACTCGCCGACCTGTGCGAGCAGACCGCGGCCGAGGCGGTCACGGGCCTGGCGGATCTGTCCGATCCGCTGCTCGACGTCCTGGCCGAACGGCACGCCCGCCGCGACCGACCGCTGTTCGTGTCCTGA
- a CDS encoding urease accessory protein UreD — translation MDSRVLVVARRNMLPHLESRGGIVGRITGEDTVHLVSATATPLGGDTIEIRVVVEPGATLCLRSVAATIALPGRDTDTSHSRMAIEAHGDLDVDLQPTVVAATAMHHADVEVALGETGTIRLRERVQVGRTGERQGFWSGGLRVDASGPVLRHRVQIGAGSVTDDALASPRASVSELHYPGAPAHPDPRATVLELAAGGVLTTWQGDVLPG, via the coding sequence ATCGACTCCCGCGTCCTGGTGGTTGCCCGCCGAAACATGTTGCCGCATCTGGAATCCCGCGGCGGCATCGTCGGGCGGATCACGGGCGAGGACACCGTGCACCTGGTGTCGGCCACCGCGACGCCGCTGGGCGGGGACACCATCGAGATCCGGGTCGTCGTCGAACCGGGTGCGACGCTCTGCCTGCGCAGCGTCGCGGCGACCATCGCGCTGCCCGGTCGTGACACCGACACGTCACACTCTAGGATGGCCATCGAGGCCCACGGCGACCTCGACGTGGATCTGCAGCCCACCGTGGTGGCGGCCACCGCGATGCATCACGCGGATGTCGAGGTGGCGCTTGGCGAGACCGGGACAATCCGTCTGCGCGAACGGGTTCAGGTGGGCCGGACCGGAGAACGGCAGGGGTTCTGGAGCGGCGGCCTGCGCGTCGACGCGAGCGGTCCCGTGCTGCGGCACCGCGTGCAGATCGGAGCCGGGTCCGTCACCGACGACGCCCTGGCGTCACCCCGGGCGTCGGTCAGCGAACTGCACTATCCGGGCGCACCAGCACATCCCGACCCGCGCGCCACCGTGTTGGAACTCGCGGCCGGGGGAGTGCTGACCACCTGGCAGGGGGATGTGCTGCCCGGCTAG
- a CDS encoding Acg family FMN-binding oxidoreductase yields the protein MNLPDEATVLAALALAQRAPSVHNTQPWLWRLGDEGVHLYADSTHHLPHIDPQRRDLILSCGAALQHFTVALAALGWQAHVHRMPNSANPDHLASIEISASTASEQDIALAAAIPRRRTDRRLYSSWPVPAGDIALMSSRAARSGVMLRRVAAPERLATVILEAMHRHADDTEYLIELSQWSGRYGALAGVPARNTPPAAPHSTLPARAFANPVLPQPEGAAPETDAGVVLALGTATDDPLAVLRAGEATGVVLLTATALGLSSCPITEPLEIAETRELVRTTVLDRDCIPQMLLRVGWAPLNADPLPATPRRPLTDVVSRLDGSPIVLS from the coding sequence ATGAACCTGCCAGACGAAGCCACTGTCCTGGCTGCCCTTGCACTGGCTCAGCGCGCACCGTCGGTCCACAACACGCAGCCGTGGTTGTGGCGCCTCGGGGACGAGGGTGTGCACCTCTATGCCGATTCGACGCACCACCTGCCGCACATCGATCCGCAGCGGCGCGACCTGATCCTCAGCTGCGGCGCGGCGCTGCAGCACTTCACCGTGGCCTTGGCGGCGCTCGGTTGGCAGGCCCATGTGCATCGCATGCCGAACTCGGCGAACCCAGATCATCTGGCCAGCATTGAGATCTCCGCGAGCACCGCCAGCGAGCAGGACATCGCGTTGGCCGCCGCGATACCCCGGCGACGCACCGACCGGCGGCTCTACAGCTCGTGGCCCGTGCCTGCGGGCGACATCGCGCTGATGTCCTCGCGGGCCGCACGCAGCGGCGTCATGCTGCGCCGGGTGGCGGCACCAGAACGCCTCGCAACCGTCATCTTGGAGGCCATGCATCGCCATGCCGACGACACCGAATACCTGATCGAACTGTCGCAGTGGAGCGGTCGCTACGGCGCGCTGGCCGGTGTACCGGCGCGCAATACGCCGCCGGCCGCCCCACATTCGACGCTGCCGGCCCGCGCGTTCGCCAATCCGGTGCTGCCGCAGCCCGAGGGTGCGGCACCCGAAACCGATGCGGGCGTGGTGCTGGCCCTGGGCACCGCGACCGACGACCCGCTCGCGGTGCTGCGCGCCGGCGAGGCGACGGGCGTGGTGCTGTTGACCGCCACCGCACTCGGCCTGTCGAGCTGCCCGATCACCGAGCCACTGGAGATCGCCGAGACCCGTGAACTGGTGCGCACCACGGTCCTGGACCGGGACTGCATCCCGCAGATGCTGCTGCGGGTCGGGTGGGCGCCGTTGAACGCCGATCCCCTGCCGGCGACACCCCGCCGGCCGCTGACCGATGTGGTCAGCCGGCTCGACGGGTCGCCGATCGTCCTCAGCTAG